GCAGCTTGGAAAGGTATTTCCGCCTGCTTACCGTCAGCACGTTTTGCAATATAACGGTGGATATTTATCGTACGAATGGATGGAGCGGGGACAGCTTGGCTTTGGTGGCTTTAACGAAATTCGATATGGGGAATTACCAGCCGAACAATTGTATGCTGATCTATTGAAGTGTTTTCCAGAGCTAGAGTATTTGTTTCCATTTGCATATGATCAGGGAGGGGATTGCTTTTTGATCTCTCTACGGGATGGCTCGGATTATGGTGAGATTTATATTTGGATGATGGATGAAAAGGAGTTGGTACCAGTTGCTGATTCATTTGAGCACTTCTGGTGGCGATTGCAGACGGAAATTGATGAATCCGAATAAAGAAAAGAAAGATGGATGCGTACACATGTTCATGAAGGCAAAAAATCGGTGTTTTTTGGCGATAGTATTCCATTAGGGTATGGGCTTCAAGCGGGAGAGCATAAGAAAGCTGATATAATACATGAGAGTGGTATAGATAAGCTGTAGATAAGCGAACTTACATAGGGAAAGGAGTGTATGATTACTGATGATGTTTACAATTGAAGAATGTGAGCAAGCATTGACTGAACACGATCTGGATGCGCTGGAACAGCAGCTTGGAAAGGTATTTCCGCCCGCGTACCGTCAGCACGTTCTACAATATAATGGTGGGTATTTATCGGACGAATGGATGGAGCGGGAGCAGCTTTATTTTGGCGGCTTTAATGCGATTCGCTATGGGAAATGGCCTGCTGAACAATTGTATGCTGATCTGCTGGAAGACTTCCCAGAGCTAATATATTTGTTTCCATTTGCATATGATCAGGGAGGGAATTGCTTTTTGATCTCTCTACGGGAAGGCTCGGATTATGGTGAGATTTATGTTTGGATAATGGAAGAAAAGGAATTCGTGCCAGTTGCTGATTCATTTGAGCACTTCTGGTGGCGATTGAAGACGGAAATTGATGACTCTGAATAAAGAAAAGAGGAAACTGATATATAGATAAACGAACCTACATAAGCAAAGGAGTGTATGATCACTGATGATGTTTACGATTGAACAATGTGAGCAAGCATTGACCAAACATGATTTGGATGCACTGGAGCAGCAGCTTGGAAACGTATTTCCACCTGCTTATCGTCAGCACTTTTTGCAATATAATGGTGGATATTTATCGGATGAATGGATGGAGCGGGGGCGGCTTGGCTTTGGCGGCTTTAATGAGATTCGATATGGGAAACGGCCAGCTGAACAATTGTATGCCGATCTATTAGAATGTTTTC
The DNA window shown above is from Paenibacillus sp. JQZ6Y-1 and carries:
- a CDS encoding SMI1/KNR4 family protein; this translates as MMFTIEECEQALTEHDLDALEQQLGKVFPPAYRQHVLQYNGGYLSDEWMEREQLYFGGFNAIRYGKWPAEQLYADLLEDFPELIYLFPFAYDQGGNCFLISLREGSDYGEIYVWIMEEKEFVPVADSFEHFWWRLKTEIDDSE
- a CDS encoding SMI1/KNR4 family protein, with product MMFTIEECEQALTEHDLDTLEQQLGKVFPPAYRQHVLQYNGGYLSYEWMERGQLGFGGFNEIRYGELPAEQLYADLLKCFPELEYLFPFAYDQGGDCFLISLRDGSDYGEIYIWMMDEKELVPVADSFEHFWWRLQTEIDESE
- a CDS encoding SMI1/KNR4 family protein, which encodes MMFTIEQCEQALTKHDLDALEQQLGNVFPPAYRQHFLQYNGGYLSDEWMERGRLGFGGFNEIRYGKRPAEQLYADLLECFPELEYLFPFAYDQGGNSFLISLRKGSDYGEIYIWLMDEKELVPVADSFEHFWWRLKTEIDDSE